One Bacteroidota bacterium DNA window includes the following coding sequences:
- the lnt gene encoding apolipoprotein N-acyltransferase, whose protein sequence is MSNEPGSGRREFTLALLSGILLGVSFPPLHLGALAAVALVPLFFSLEQVAEYGKALRRCYLAFFVFNLITLYWTGGFTHARDPYLMAAGGSLILAHPFFFFIPVAALLFLRKRFGPALSLWLMPFLWVAFEYLHSLADISFPWLTLGNTQTENLPAIQISSLTGVYGISFWLVLLSVIVYSILSGFRSGRLKLRSARALILLAALALVYLLPVVYGTVLLNSGEGFPGEPIRIGIVQPNIDPFEKWQERPEEQLGVLRELTDEVGKERPALILWPETAVPFYVLDPRNRGYLELIRRQVDSLGIPLLAGIPDITYYGEGSRIPASSKSSVDGRRYDNYNSSMLLKPGDEEIQKYAKMLLVPFAERVPFSEALSFLNAMQWNFGLGGWGIGKEKTLFRLGGAKGRGDSARAISFSNFICYESIYPGFVASFVRNGAEFLTVITNDSWWGNTSGAYQHAQIAVLRAVENRRWVVQCANGGVSCFIDPAGHLHQPTEMFTKRTLSGDIASRRSLTLYSRMGDWFGQMCLFLSLFYLAAGFGERFYTAFRRKQG, encoded by the coding sequence CTCTTTTCCGCCGCTTCACCTGGGAGCGCTCGCGGCCGTCGCGCTGGTCCCGTTGTTTTTCTCCCTGGAACAGGTCGCGGAGTACGGGAAGGCGCTCCGGCGTTGTTACCTCGCCTTTTTTGTCTTCAATCTGATCACCCTTTACTGGACGGGGGGATTCACGCACGCCCGGGATCCCTACCTGATGGCAGCGGGGGGATCGCTGATCCTTGCCCATCCGTTCTTCTTTTTCATCCCGGTCGCGGCGTTGCTCTTCCTCAGGAAGAGATTCGGGCCGGCACTCTCCCTCTGGCTCATGCCGTTCCTGTGGGTTGCGTTCGAATACCTTCATTCGCTTGCCGATATTTCATTCCCCTGGCTCACGCTCGGGAACACGCAGACGGAAAACCTTCCGGCAATTCAAATTTCCTCCCTCACCGGCGTCTACGGAATCTCTTTCTGGCTCGTTCTGCTGAGTGTGATTGTCTATTCGATCCTCTCGGGGTTCCGGTCGGGACGCTTGAAGCTCAGGTCGGCCCGGGCGCTGATTCTCCTCGCGGCTCTTGCTCTCGTCTATCTTCTTCCCGTCGTCTACGGGACCGTTTTACTCAACTCCGGCGAGGGGTTCCCGGGCGAGCCGATCCGGATAGGAATCGTGCAGCCGAACATCGACCCGTTCGAGAAATGGCAGGAGCGCCCTGAAGAGCAGCTCGGGGTGTTACGGGAGCTGACGGACGAGGTGGGAAAGGAGAGGCCCGCGCTGATTCTCTGGCCGGAGACCGCGGTCCCGTTCTATGTGCTCGACCCCCGCAACCGCGGGTACCTGGAACTGATCAGGCGCCAGGTGGACAGTCTCGGGATACCGCTCCTGGCGGGAATACCCGATATCACCTACTACGGGGAGGGAAGCCGGATCCCCGCAAGCAGCAAGTCGTCGGTGGACGGGCGCCGGTACGACAATTATAACAGCTCGATGCTTCTGAAGCCGGGGGATGAGGAGATCCAAAAGTACGCGAAGATGCTTCTCGTTCCGTTCGCGGAACGGGTTCCTTTTTCGGAGGCCCTCAGTTTTCTGAACGCCATGCAATGGAATTTCGGGCTCGGAGGGTGGGGGATCGGGAAGGAAAAGACTCTCTTCCGCCTGGGCGGAGCAAAGGGGAGGGGTGATTCTGCCCGTGCCATTTCCTTCTCAAATTTTATCTGCTATGAGTCGATTTATCCCGGCTTCGTGGCCAGTTTTGTGCGGAACGGCGCGGAATTCCTGACTGTTATCACCAACGACAGCTGGTGGGGGAACACATCGGGGGCGTACCAGCATGCGCAAATCGCGGTGCTGAGGGCTGTCGAAAACCGGCGGTGGGTCGTTCAGTGCGCCAACGGGGGAGTCTCCTGTTTTATCGACCCGGCCGGCCATCTGCATCAGCCCACGGAGATGTTTACGAAGCGAACCTTGTCCGGGGATATCGCCTCCCGCCGCTCGCTCACCTTGTATTCACGCATGGGAGACTGGTTCGGGCAGATGTGCCTCTTCCTCAGTCTGTTTTATCTGGCGGCTGGATTCGGGGAAAGATTTTACACGGCTTTTCGGAGGAAACAGGGATGA
- the ltaE gene encoding low-specificity L-threonine aldolase — translation MNQIDLRSDTVTRPSASMLEAMMNAKLGDDVFGEDPTVNALQERVASLFGKEAALFVPTGTMGNEICIKAHTNPGDEVIVDRESHVFIYETAGPSLLSGVQLNTLQGRRGVFTTEQLQRAVRPRAYYMPHTSLICLENTHGRSAGSVVPLAEIRRIREFALEEKIKLHLDGARLWNACVASGTAPGEYAACVDSLSVCFSKGLGAPIGSIVIGDAPFIERARKYRKIFGGGMRQVGVLAAAAAYALDHNVERLKEDHAKAKLLAEHLSGLKAFRVNMEEVQTNMVIAETGASGKSQAEVLSLMAAKGVLLTSEGPTAVRAVTHLDVSLEEVRRAAGIIQSLFQQ, via the coding sequence ATGAATCAAATCGATCTCAGAAGCGATACCGTCACGCGGCCATCCGCTTCCATGCTGGAAGCGATGATGAACGCAAAGCTTGGCGACGATGTCTTCGGCGAGGACCCGACCGTGAACGCCCTCCAGGAGCGGGTTGCCTCGCTCTTTGGAAAGGAGGCTGCGCTCTTCGTGCCGACCGGGACGATGGGGAACGAGATCTGCATCAAGGCCCATACGAACCCCGGCGATGAAGTCATCGTCGACCGGGAGTCCCACGTCTTCATCTACGAGACCGCGGGGCCGTCGCTCCTCTCCGGCGTGCAGCTGAACACCCTCCAGGGGAGGCGCGGAGTCTTCACGACAGAGCAACTCCAGCGCGCCGTGCGTCCCCGGGCTTACTACATGCCCCACACCTCGCTGATCTGCCTGGAAAACACGCACGGCCGGTCAGCCGGGTCGGTCGTCCCCCTCGCGGAGATCCGGAGAATCCGGGAATTCGCGCTGGAAGAGAAGATCAAGCTTCACCTCGACGGCGCCCGGCTCTGGAACGCATGCGTCGCTTCCGGCACCGCCCCCGGAGAATATGCCGCATGCGTCGATTCTCTCTCTGTTTGCTTTTCGAAAGGGCTCGGCGCCCCGATCGGATCGATCGTCATCGGCGACGCCCCCTTCATCGAGCGGGCGAGAAAGTACCGGAAAATCTTCGGCGGAGGCATGCGTCAGGTGGGAGTGCTTGCGGCCGCGGCGGCGTACGCCCTCGACCACAACGTCGAGAGGCTGAAAGAGGATCATGCCAAGGCGAAGCTCCTTGCGGAGCATCTGAGCGGGCTGAAGGCCTTCCGTGTGAATATGGAGGAGGTCCAGACGAACATGGTGATTGCGGAGACGGGGGCTTCGGGAAAGTCCCAGGCGGAAGTGTTAAGCTTGATGGCCGCAAAAGGAGTGCTCCTGACCTCCGAAGGGCCCACCGCCGTCAGGGCTGTCACCCATTTGGACGTCTCCCTGGAAGAGGTACGCCGGGCGGCAGGGATAATCCAATCTCTTTTTCAACAATAA
- a CDS encoding thioesterase family protein translates to MPIDRLKFKHATQVRVRNYEVDWQGIVHNAVYLQYFEVGRVEYLKHIGMELDLNSIRQDSRVVLVRNEIDYKASARFDDLLTVRTRVSFIRNTSFGFEGIIEDSASNRLVSENVAIHVWLHPRTAEPMTVGDRFRKAVMKFEGADVAILGPTLLT, encoded by the coding sequence ATGCCGATCGATAGACTGAAGTTCAAACACGCCACTCAAGTCCGGGTCAGGAACTATGAAGTGGATTGGCAGGGGATCGTGCATAACGCGGTGTATCTTCAGTACTTCGAGGTCGGACGTGTCGAATACCTTAAACACATCGGTATGGAGCTTGACCTCAATTCCATCCGGCAGGATTCGAGGGTAGTGCTCGTCCGGAACGAGATCGATTACAAGGCTTCGGCGCGGTTTGACGACTTGCTCACGGTCCGGACCAGGGTCTCCTTCATCCGGAACACCAGCTTCGGATTTGAAGGGATCATCGAGGATTCCGCGTCGAACCGGCTCGTCTCGGAAAATGTAGCGATTCATGTCTGGCTCCATCCCCGCACAGCGGAGCCGATGACGGTCGGCGACCGTTTCCGGAAAGCGGTGATGAAATTCGAAGGCGCCGATGTGGCGATTCTGGGCCCGACGCTCCTGACCTGA
- a CDS encoding ribosome maturation factor RimP — protein MSIAGRFEEFVRPFVEGQNAYVIDVSVRGERGGSLAEVFIDTDEGVTTGLCQKISKELARALDASDLFQGRYDLVVSSPGIERPLKFPRQYPKHVGRNMSVKVRKGTSAETLRGTLLEASAESILLGVTEEDRRTIRFDEIAEARVDSAW, from the coding sequence GTGTCGATCGCTGGCCGTTTCGAAGAATTTGTCCGCCCGTTCGTGGAGGGACAGAACGCGTACGTGATCGACGTCTCGGTTCGCGGTGAGCGCGGCGGATCGTTGGCTGAAGTCTTCATCGATACCGATGAAGGCGTGACCACGGGACTTTGCCAGAAGATCAGCAAGGAGCTTGCCCGTGCTCTTGACGCCAGCGACCTGTTTCAGGGGCGTTACGATCTCGTCGTCTCATCGCCCGGCATCGAGCGTCCTCTGAAATTTCCCCGGCAATATCCGAAACATGTCGGCCGGAACATGAGCGTAAAAGTGAGGAAAGGTACGTCGGCGGAAACGCTCCGGGGCACGCTCCTCGAAGCCTCCGCGGAATCCATCCTTCTCGGGGTCACGGAGGAGGATCGGCGGACGATCCGGTTCGACGAGATCGCCGAGGCCAGAGTCGATTCCGCCTGGTAA
- the nusA gene encoding transcription termination factor NusA, with the protein MNVEIVESFSQMVREKRMDKDMLAGIIEDVFSMMVRKKYGQEARFDVVVNMDKGDIEIYLEKQIVEQVTDPSTQIDLETVRKKSDEPLNVGDDFVEVIDLQSFGRRLVISAKQNLNQRIKEIEKEIIYNEYSTTVGEIIVGEIYQIRKGEILIIHNRNELILPKSEQIARERYRKGETLRAIVKEVRKNASSPLVIISRSDPKFLAKLFEIEIPEIYDGIIEIKAVAREAGERSKVAVESHDDRIDAVGACVGMKGVRIHAIVRELNNENIDVINYSSKPAVFIQRALSPAKLKNVEVDEAAKTATVLVDKDQVSLAIGRNGQNVRLASKLTGFEINLVKEGVEEEYDMDLGEFREELGEPLYERLVDEGYDTARKVIDASAGDLMEIEGLTEEKVQSIKAMMQRELEEADIEEEEDGQPAVLPAPPAGAAGNKNGSKAPEEEADEAEEDEEVPGEPRAEETNVEEPGTGETPGGKTDDKETDA; encoded by the coding sequence ATGAATGTAGAGATCGTTGAATCGTTTTCCCAGATGGTCCGGGAAAAGCGGATGGACAAGGATATGCTGGCAGGCATCATCGAAGACGTCTTTTCGATGATGGTGCGGAAGAAATACGGCCAGGAAGCCCGCTTCGACGTCGTGGTGAACATGGACAAGGGAGATATCGAGATCTATCTCGAGAAGCAGATCGTGGAGCAGGTCACCGACCCGAGCACGCAAATCGACCTCGAGACCGTCCGGAAAAAGTCGGACGAACCGCTCAACGTCGGGGACGATTTTGTGGAGGTCATCGACCTCCAGAGCTTCGGCCGAAGGCTTGTGATCAGCGCCAAGCAGAACCTGAACCAGCGGATCAAGGAGATCGAGAAGGAGATTATTTACAACGAATACAGCACGACGGTGGGGGAAATCATCGTCGGAGAGATCTACCAGATTCGCAAGGGGGAGATCCTGATTATTCACAACCGGAACGAGCTCATTCTCCCCAAGAGCGAGCAGATCGCACGGGAACGGTACAGGAAGGGGGAGACGCTGAGGGCGATCGTGAAAGAGGTCCGGAAAAACGCCTCCAGCCCGCTCGTCATCATCTCGCGCTCCGACCCCAAATTCCTTGCGAAGCTGTTTGAGATCGAGATCCCCGAAATCTATGACGGTATCATCGAAATCAAGGCGGTCGCGCGCGAAGCGGGAGAACGCTCGAAGGTGGCGGTGGAATCGCACGACGACCGGATCGACGCGGTCGGCGCGTGCGTCGGAATGAAGGGCGTCCGCATTCACGCGATCGTCCGCGAGCTGAACAACGAGAATATCGACGTCATCAACTACTCCTCCAAACCCGCCGTCTTCATCCAGCGCGCTCTCTCCCCGGCCAAGCTCAAGAACGTCGAGGTCGATGAGGCCGCAAAGACCGCGACCGTCCTTGTCGACAAGGACCAGGTTTCCCTCGCGATCGGGCGGAACGGACAGAACGTCCGGCTCGCGTCGAAGCTGACCGGATTTGAGATCAATCTTGTGAAGGAGGGTGTCGAGGAAGAGTATGACATGGACCTCGGCGAATTCCGTGAAGAACTTGGGGAACCGCTCTACGAACGGTTGGTGGACGAAGGGTACGACACCGCCCGGAAAGTGATCGATGCCAGCGCGGGGGATCTGATGGAGATCGAAGGGCTGACCGAGGAGAAGGTTCAGTCGATCAAGGCGATGATGCAGCGCGAGCTCGAGGAGGCGGACATCGAGGAGGAGGAGGACGGGCAGCCGGCTGTGCTGCCTGCGCCGCCGGCCGGGGCGGCCGGTAACAAGAACGGAAGCAAGGCCCCCGAGGAGGAGGCGGACGAGGCCGAGGAAGACGAGGAAGTCCCCGGTGAGCCCCGGGCGGAAGAGACCAACGTGGAGGAACCGGGCACGGGTGAGACTCCCGGGGGAAAAACCGACGACAAGGAGACTGACGCATAG
- the infB gene encoding translation initiation factor IF-2, whose protein sequence is MVEKTQSHKKIYQIAKEINISHETLIEYLTRKGHTVKSHMTAVDDAMMHDILSHFKKDREVAEKHQRKIQTIRETRKKAEAKAAPPEAESPKPKIAKKAKAEEAEQAQPPVKTAPVEKTPHPVEAAAEAPGVEAKTAAPPLAEEPVAEPVAGAHPPAAEPPVKEKKGSEILARRTPKMGLKIKGMLDLDEVNRTTAIHEGTASTEASRAAASEEEQKKKKKKKKRIRVAAPAPVPEETDELLRKAKKKKKLRYQEVNKVEVEEAIKRTLAEMDEASVVVQRATFKRKRKEKRAMEEQQRLEEKQKEQSILRVTEFVSVNELANLMGVNAADVIKKCIALGLMVSINQRLDKDTITLVADEFGYEVRFFSEITEDIVPETPDEESQLETRPPVVTIMGHVDHGKTSLLDYIRRSNVVAGEAGGITQHIGAYMVQVDGKKSITFLDTPGHEAFTAMRARGAQLTDIVVLVVAADDNVMPQTIEAISHAQAANVPIIIAVNKVDKPDANPERIRQQLSEHNVLVEEWGGKYQCVDLSARTGKNVDLLLEKILLEADVLDLKANPSAAARGVVIEAQVDKGKGIVTTVLVQKGMLKIGDSFVAGIQSGKVRAMSDERGRRIEAAKPSTPVQVLGFDGVPQAGDGFAAVESEREAREISTRRQTLKREQDFRLVRSVTLDDISKKIQDGQIKELNMIVKGDVDGSVGALADSLMKISHEEVRVNVIHHAVGTISESDVLLAAASGAVIIGFHVRPNMNARRLAEQENVDIRLYNIIYDAIEDVKKALEGLLAPSKNEEVTATIEIREVFKVPKLGAIGGSYVQEGKITRGNKVRLIRDGIVVYDGAIASLRRFKDDVREVEAGFECGIGLENFNDIKVGDIIEAYKIVETLRKLA, encoded by the coding sequence ATGGTGGAAAAAACACAGTCACATAAGAAGATTTATCAAATCGCCAAAGAGATCAACATCTCGCACGAGACGTTGATCGAATACCTCACCCGGAAGGGACACACCGTCAAGAGCCACATGACGGCGGTGGATGACGCGATGATGCACGACATCCTGTCCCATTTCAAGAAAGATCGCGAGGTCGCGGAGAAGCACCAGCGGAAGATCCAGACGATCCGCGAAACCCGGAAAAAGGCGGAGGCAAAAGCCGCGCCTCCGGAGGCGGAAAGCCCCAAGCCGAAGATCGCGAAGAAGGCAAAAGCCGAGGAAGCCGAACAGGCCCAACCGCCCGTGAAGACGGCGCCGGTCGAAAAGACCCCCCATCCCGTCGAGGCCGCCGCCGAAGCACCGGGGGTGGAAGCGAAAACCGCCGCGCCGCCTCTTGCGGAGGAGCCGGTCGCGGAGCCCGTCGCAGGCGCGCACCCCCCCGCCGCAGAGCCCCCCGTCAAGGAGAAAAAAGGATCGGAGATTCTCGCCCGCCGCACGCCCAAGATGGGGCTCAAAATCAAGGGGATGCTCGATCTGGACGAGGTCAATCGCACGACCGCGATTCACGAGGGGACCGCCTCCACCGAGGCCAGCCGCGCCGCCGCATCGGAGGAAGAGCAGAAGAAAAAGAAAAAGAAAAAGAAACGGATCAGGGTCGCCGCGCCCGCCCCCGTTCCCGAAGAGACCGACGAGCTGCTCCGGAAGGCCAAGAAGAAAAAGAAGCTCCGGTACCAGGAGGTCAATAAAGTCGAGGTCGAGGAGGCCATCAAGCGCACGCTTGCCGAGATGGACGAGGCGAGCGTCGTGGTGCAGCGCGCCACGTTCAAGCGGAAGCGGAAGGAGAAGCGCGCGATGGAGGAACAGCAACGGCTCGAAGAAAAACAGAAGGAGCAATCGATCCTCCGGGTCACGGAGTTCGTCTCCGTCAATGAGCTCGCGAACCTGATGGGGGTGAACGCGGCCGACGTCATCAAAAAGTGCATCGCACTCGGCCTCATGGTCTCCATCAACCAGCGCCTGGACAAGGATACGATCACGCTCGTGGCCGACGAGTTCGGGTACGAGGTGCGGTTCTTCTCGGAGATCACCGAAGATATCGTCCCCGAAACCCCCGACGAAGAATCCCAGCTCGAGACCCGGCCCCCCGTCGTCACCATCATGGGCCACGTCGACCACGGCAAGACGTCGCTGCTCGATTACATCCGGCGCAGCAACGTCGTCGCGGGCGAGGCAGGCGGGATCACCCAGCACATCGGCGCGTATATGGTGCAGGTGGACGGAAAAAAGAGCATCACGTTTCTCGATACCCCCGGTCACGAGGCCTTCACGGCGATGCGAGCGCGCGGCGCGCAGTTGACCGATATCGTCGTGCTTGTCGTGGCCGCCGACGACAACGTCATGCCGCAAACGATCGAAGCGATCAGTCACGCCCAGGCGGCAAACGTCCCGATCATCATCGCGGTGAACAAGGTCGACAAGCCGGATGCCAACCCGGAGCGGATCCGGCAGCAGCTCTCCGAGCACAACGTGCTGGTCGAGGAGTGGGGGGGCAAATACCAGTGCGTGGACCTCTCGGCGCGTACCGGAAAGAATGTGGACCTGCTGCTGGAGAAGATCCTCCTCGAAGCGGATGTGCTCGATCTGAAGGCCAATCCCTCGGCGGCCGCCAGGGGCGTGGTGATCGAGGCGCAAGTCGACAAGGGAAAGGGGATCGTCACGACCGTTCTCGTGCAGAAAGGGATGTTGAAGATCGGCGATTCGTTCGTCGCCGGAATCCAGAGCGGAAAAGTCCGGGCGATGAGCGACGAGCGCGGCAGGCGCATCGAGGCGGCCAAGCCCTCGACGCCCGTCCAGGTTCTCGGGTTCGACGGGGTTCCGCAGGCCGGGGATGGTTTCGCGGCCGTCGAAAGCGAGCGCGAGGCCCGCGAGATCAGCACCCGCCGGCAGACGTTGAAGCGGGAGCAGGACTTCCGTCTCGTCCGCAGCGTGACGCTCGACGATATCTCGAAAAAGATCCAGGACGGACAGATCAAGGAGTTGAACATGATCGTCAAGGGAGACGTGGACGGCTCGGTCGGCGCCCTCGCGGACTCCCTCATGAAAATCAGCCACGAAGAGGTGCGTGTCAACGTGATCCATCACGCGGTCGGCACGATTTCCGAATCCGACGTGCTTCTGGCGGCTGCATCGGGCGCCGTCATCATCGGATTCCACGTCCGGCCCAATATGAACGCCCGCCGGCTGGCGGAGCAGGAAAACGTCGATATCCGGCTCTATAATATTATTTACGACGCCATCGAAGACGTCAAGAAGGCGCTTGAAGGCCTCCTTGCCCCGAGCAAGAACGAAGAAGTCACCGCCACGATCGAAATTCGCGAGGTCTTCAAGGTCCCGAAGCTGGGTGCGATCGGCGGATCCTACGTTCAGGAGGGGAAGATCACCAGGGGAAACAAAGTACGCTTGATCCGGGACGGGATCGTGGTTTACGACGGGGCCATCGCCTCCCTGAGACGTTTCAAGGACGACGTCCGGGAAGTCGAGGCGGGATTCGAGTGCGGAATCGGCCTGGAGAACTTCAACGACATCAAGGTCGGCGACATCATCGAAGCCTACAAGATCGTCGAAACCCTGAGAAAACTCGCTTAG
- the rbfA gene encoding 30S ribosome-binding factor RbfA, with translation MSLRTERVASLIKEEVGMYFTREYRDPSYGFLTVTEVHMTPDLKIAKIYVSVMGSPEVKARTMKMLEDHKSEIRSFIGSHMRLKFTPSVQFFVDETLDRVERIETLIKQIRKEPEE, from the coding sequence ATGTCGTTGCGGACGGAACGCGTCGCCTCGCTGATCAAGGAAGAAGTGGGGATGTATTTTACGCGGGAATACCGCGACCCGTCCTACGGGTTCCTCACCGTGACGGAGGTGCACATGACCCCCGACCTCAAGATCGCGAAGATCTATGTCAGCGTGATGGGCAGTCCCGAGGTGAAGGCCCGCACCATGAAGATGCTTGAGGACCATAAGAGCGAGATCCGTTCGTTCATCGGGTCGCACATGAGATTGAAGTTCACGCCCTCGGTGCAATTTTTCGTGGATGAGACCCTCGACCGCGTCGAGCGGATCGAGACTCTCATCAAGCAAATCCGCAAGGAGCCGGAGGAATAG
- a CDS encoding bifunctional riboflavin kinase/FAD synthetase, translating into MIVARSLGELPAVKHSVVTVGTFDGVHAGHRAILGELTARAAASGGRSVVVTFHPHPRTVVGRGDPGQLSTLEERLDQIGRLGIDACLVLEFTYEFSRQSSREFCLRYLINGLGVREIVIGYDHMFGRDREAGLRELRDMGTEFGFSVRVVDPVSIEGRIVSSSRIRELLLEGDVERAAACLGRPYALAGTVVRGDGRGAAIGFPTANIRPDNEQKLIPANGVYFVSGDLDGEQAYGMSNIGFRPTFQTDRKRTIEVHLFERSGDLYDRKLNILFMNRLRGEKKFASADELVRQLTADRDACLKQIAAHQLHSS; encoded by the coding sequence ATGATCGTCGCCCGCTCGCTCGGGGAACTCCCGGCGGTAAAACATTCTGTCGTCACGGTCGGGACGTTCGACGGGGTTCACGCGGGGCATCGCGCCATCCTGGGAGAGTTGACCGCGCGCGCGGCCGCATCCGGAGGGCGGAGCGTCGTCGTCACCTTTCACCCGCATCCGAGGACGGTCGTGGGGCGCGGGGATCCGGGCCAGCTCTCGACTCTCGAGGAGCGTCTGGATCAGATAGGGCGCCTCGGTATCGACGCCTGCCTTGTGCTCGAGTTCACATATGAGTTCTCGCGCCAGTCGTCCCGGGAGTTCTGCCTCCGGTACCTGATCAACGGGCTGGGGGTGCGGGAGATCGTGATCGGATACGATCACATGTTCGGAAGAGACCGCGAGGCGGGCCTGCGGGAACTGCGCGACATGGGGACCGAATTCGGCTTCAGCGTCCGGGTGGTGGACCCCGTGTCGATCGAGGGGCGCATCGTCAGCAGCTCCCGGATCCGCGAACTTCTGCTCGAAGGGGACGTTGAACGCGCCGCGGCCTGCCTGGGAAGGCCCTACGCGCTCGCAGGGACCGTCGTACGAGGGGACGGACGCGGAGCGGCGATCGGGTTTCCGACCGCCAACATCCGCCCCGACAATGAGCAGAAGCTCATTCCGGCGAACGGAGTCTATTTCGTCTCCGGCGATCTCGACGGCGAGCAGGCGTACGGGATGTCGAACATCGGCTTCAGGCCGACGTTTCAGACCGACCGGAAGCGGACGATCGAGGTGCACCTGTTCGAGCGGAGCGGGGACCTTTATGACAGGAAACTCAACATACTTTTTATGAATCGATTGCGGGGCGAAAAGAAATTTGCGTCGGCCGACGAGCTGGTCCGGCAACTGACTGCGGACCGGGATGCGTGCCTGAAGCAGATCGCCGCGCACCAACTTCACTCATCTTGA
- the rpsO gene encoding 30S ribosomal protein S15 translates to MPLTKEQSQEIIRKYGKSPTDSGSPEVQVALLTTRINDLSGHFGRNVKDNHSRMGLLKMVGKRRRLLEYLQRKNVDRYRKIIQELDLRK, encoded by the coding sequence ATGCCGTTAACAAAAGAACAATCGCAGGAAATCATCAGGAAATACGGAAAGTCGCCCACCGACTCCGGCTCGCCGGAGGTGCAGGTCGCGCTTCTGACGACCCGGATTAACGATCTCTCGGGGCATTTCGGGCGGAATGTCAAGGACAACCATTCCCGGATGGGGCTCTTGAAGATGGTCGGCAAGCGCCGCAGGCTCCTCGAATACCTCCAACGCAAGAACGTGGACCGATACCGCAAGATCATCCAGGAGCTGGATCTGCGCAAGTAA